A single genomic interval of Microbacterium sp. BLY harbors:
- a CDS encoding ROK family protein, with the protein MSAVGQQTDDPRRTTTAPGPDLALAGVDIGGTKIAALVVDASGDVLARGSVPAPARVGGSAMADAAAGLVARLAAEAGVAVAAVGVGAAGVIDHESGTIRAASALFADWAGFPLGPELAERLGVPVRVENDVNAFLLGEAAAAGPSVPDVLGVMLGTGVGGALVIGGELHHGPHGAAGEIGHTPGYSDLVCTCGQTGHLETLASGTSIARRFEERTGRPVNDAREVAEAARAGDADARAVFDAAGRALALACASAATLLDLPTAIVGGGVTAAWDLLSPSIEQTLRTDAPVSGIALRVVPAVLGADAVALGAIESARRALAPVS; encoded by the coding sequence ATGAGCGCGGTCGGGCAGCAGACGGACGACCCTCGACGAACGACCACGGCACCCGGGCCCGATCTCGCACTGGCGGGGGTGGACATCGGGGGCACGAAGATCGCGGCCCTCGTCGTGGACGCCTCCGGAGACGTGCTCGCACGCGGAAGCGTGCCGGCGCCCGCGCGCGTCGGCGGCTCGGCGATGGCGGATGCGGCGGCCGGCCTGGTCGCGCGGCTGGCGGCCGAGGCCGGTGTCGCGGTCGCCGCGGTCGGGGTGGGCGCCGCAGGCGTCATCGACCACGAGAGCGGCACCATCCGCGCCGCGTCCGCCCTGTTCGCGGACTGGGCGGGGTTCCCGCTCGGCCCGGAGCTGGCAGAGCGCCTCGGTGTCCCGGTGCGGGTGGAGAACGACGTGAACGCCTTCCTCCTCGGTGAAGCCGCCGCGGCGGGTCCGAGCGTGCCCGATGTGCTCGGTGTGATGCTCGGCACGGGTGTCGGCGGCGCGCTGGTCATCGGCGGAGAGCTGCACCACGGCCCGCACGGGGCCGCGGGGGAGATCGGGCACACGCCCGGTTACAGCGACCTCGTCTGCACCTGCGGACAGACCGGCCACCTGGAGACCCTGGCCTCCGGGACGTCGATCGCCCGGCGCTTCGAGGAGCGCACCGGGCGTCCGGTGAACGATGCCAGGGAGGTCGCGGAGGCCGCCCGAGCCGGCGACGCCGACGCCCGGGCCGTGTTCGACGCCGCCGGTCGTGCCCTCGCTTTGGCGTGTGCGAGCGCCGCGACGCTCCTCGACCTGCCGACCGCCATCGTCGGCGGCGGGGTCACGGCAGCCTGGGACCTCCTGTCGCCGTCGATCGAGCAGACCCTGCGCACCGACGCCCCGGTGTCCGGCATCGCGCTGCGCGTCGTCCCCGCCGTCCTCGGCGCCGACGCCGTCGCGCTCGGCGCCATCGAGAGCGCCCGGCGCGCCCTCGCCCCCGTTTCCTGA
- a CDS encoding M81 family metallopeptidase has translation MGPLPPLAEGGLARPRIGIGGISIESSTFSPHISGDEAFTIRTGDALRAYYPFLDAGRELAEAAEWVPLTHGRSLPGGAVDPDTYRRMKDEIVEGIRAEGPFDGFFFDIHGAMSVVGMDDAEGDLALAVRAALGPDTLVSTSMDLHGNVSETLRDAVDLLTCYRMAPHEDWLNTKERAVWNLLDRLRGPHGGDVQLRRPFTAWVPVPVLLPGEKTSTRLEPARGIYAELPGIEALPGVVDASVWIGYAWADEPRCQAYVVVTGDDREVIAREAERVARMFWEAREDFVFVAKTGSLDEALEEALAPGAPRPYLISDSGDNPTAGGAGDVTWTLAHLLQRPELVDGTHTTLVASIFDPRAVAEAVAAGIGATVTVSAGAAVDSGPHGPVEITGTVFSITDGDPDAGTQVVIAVGGLHVIVTERRKPFHHLSDFRMLGLEPTTADVVVVKIGYLEPELYELAEGWTLALTPGGVDQDLLRLGHHRLRPGVYPFDTTGDPDLTAVVVRRGAAEEERAS, from the coding sequence ATGGGTCCGCTGCCGCCGCTCGCCGAGGGCGGGCTCGCGCGACCGCGCATCGGCATCGGGGGCATCTCCATCGAGTCGAGCACGTTCTCGCCGCACATCTCGGGGGACGAGGCCTTCACGATCCGCACCGGCGATGCACTGCGGGCGTACTACCCGTTCCTCGACGCCGGACGCGAGCTCGCCGAGGCCGCGGAGTGGGTACCGCTCACGCACGGGCGTTCCCTGCCCGGCGGCGCGGTGGACCCGGACACCTATCGGCGGATGAAGGATGAGATCGTCGAGGGGATCCGCGCCGAGGGGCCGTTCGACGGCTTCTTCTTCGACATCCACGGAGCGATGAGCGTCGTCGGGATGGACGATGCCGAGGGGGATCTGGCTCTCGCGGTACGCGCGGCCCTGGGACCGGACACCCTCGTCTCCACGTCGATGGATCTGCACGGGAACGTCTCGGAGACCCTGCGCGACGCGGTGGACCTGCTCACCTGCTATCGGATGGCGCCGCATGAGGATTGGCTGAACACGAAGGAGCGGGCGGTGTGGAACCTGCTCGACCGTCTCCGCGGCCCGCACGGCGGCGACGTGCAGCTGCGGCGTCCGTTCACGGCCTGGGTGCCCGTGCCCGTGCTGCTGCCGGGGGAGAAGACGAGCACGCGGCTGGAGCCCGCGCGCGGCATCTATGCCGAGCTTCCCGGGATCGAGGCCCTGCCGGGGGTGGTGGACGCGTCGGTGTGGATCGGCTACGCGTGGGCGGATGAGCCGCGCTGTCAGGCCTACGTCGTCGTCACCGGCGACGACCGGGAGGTCATCGCCCGGGAAGCGGAACGCGTGGCCCGGATGTTCTGGGAGGCGCGGGAGGACTTTGTCTTCGTCGCGAAGACCGGAAGCCTCGACGAGGCGCTGGAGGAGGCGCTGGCACCGGGCGCCCCGCGTCCGTACCTGATCTCGGACTCCGGGGACAACCCGACGGCCGGGGGAGCGGGAGACGTGACCTGGACCCTCGCCCACCTGCTGCAGCGGCCGGAACTCGTCGACGGGACGCACACGACGCTGGTCGCCTCGATCTTCGATCCGCGGGCCGTCGCCGAAGCCGTGGCAGCGGGCATCGGCGCGACGGTCACGGTGTCCGCCGGAGCCGCGGTCGATTCCGGGCCGCACGGACCGGTCGAGATCACCGGAACGGTCTTCTCGATCACCGACGGCGACCCCGACGCCGGCACCCAGGTGGTGATCGCGGTCGGTGGGCTGCACGTCATCGTGACGGAGCGCCGCAAGCCGTTCCACCATCTCTCGGACTTCCGGATGCTGGGACTCGAGCCGACGACGGCCGACGTCGTGGTCGTGAAGATCGGCTATCTGGAGCCGGAGCTGTACGAGCTGGCGGAGGGGTGGACGCTGGCCCTCACCCCGGGCGGGGTGGACCAGGACCTGCTCCGGCTCGGGCATCACCGCCTGCGCCCCGGCGTCTATCCGTTCGACACGACCGGCGACCCCGACCTGACCGCGGTGGTCGTGCGCCGCGGCGCCGCTGAGGAGGAGAGGGCATCATGA
- a CDS encoding alpha-L-fucosidase, translated as MMNFEKRTGPDFGAAAPVYPSNAVPDWYRDAKLGFFVHWGLYSVPAWAVQHGEGVNIPTEDAYAWHQYAEWYANTVRIPGSPTWERHQRLYGPGTSYEDLADQWDAAAFDADAFVGELVAAGARYVVPTTKHHEGFCLWDTATTGFNAVARGPRRDLISEFHDATRRAGARFGVYYSGALDWHVSDFPPIESDTDLFRFRRNDAHFSRYAAAQLEELVERFAPDVLWNDIEWPDGGKGTEDYAVAALLRRYFDAVPDGVVNDRWGVPYHGFLTREYTDIPDIIPEPWESTRGLGYSFGFNQAEDERHSLSGAALIRLLVDVVAKNGNLLINVGPAADGSIPALQRKAMQELGGWLAVNGAAIYGTRPWTRMGERTGAPRRYTTSTDAVHVHALDPATGELELPIELADAALSWVDGTPAAVSADGGPARVVIPAGLREAPVAVLTAHGA; from the coding sequence ATGATGAACTTCGAGAAGCGCACCGGTCCCGACTTCGGTGCGGCGGCCCCGGTCTACCCATCGAACGCCGTGCCGGACTGGTACCGCGACGCCAAGCTCGGCTTCTTCGTGCACTGGGGCCTCTACTCCGTGCCGGCGTGGGCCGTGCAGCACGGCGAGGGCGTGAACATCCCGACGGAGGACGCCTACGCGTGGCACCAGTATGCGGAGTGGTACGCGAACACGGTCCGCATCCCGGGGAGCCCGACGTGGGAGCGCCACCAGCGCCTCTACGGCCCCGGCACCTCCTACGAAGACCTCGCCGACCAGTGGGACGCCGCCGCGTTCGACGCCGATGCCTTCGTGGGCGAGCTCGTCGCGGCCGGAGCACGCTACGTCGTGCCGACGACCAAGCACCACGAGGGCTTCTGTCTGTGGGACACCGCCACGACGGGATTCAACGCCGTCGCGCGCGGCCCTCGTCGCGACCTCATCTCCGAGTTCCACGACGCCACGCGGCGGGCCGGAGCCAGGTTCGGCGTGTACTACTCCGGAGCGCTCGACTGGCACGTGAGCGACTTCCCGCCGATCGAGTCGGACACCGACCTGTTCCGGTTCCGTCGCAACGACGCCCACTTCTCCCGGTACGCCGCCGCGCAGCTCGAGGAGCTCGTGGAGCGGTTCGCGCCCGACGTGCTCTGGAACGACATCGAGTGGCCGGACGGCGGCAAGGGCACGGAGGACTACGCCGTGGCCGCACTGCTGCGGCGTTACTTCGACGCCGTCCCGGACGGCGTCGTCAACGACCGGTGGGGCGTGCCGTACCACGGCTTCCTCACCCGCGAATACACGGACATCCCGGACATCATCCCGGAGCCCTGGGAGTCGACCCGCGGGCTCGGCTACTCGTTCGGGTTCAACCAGGCGGAGGACGAGCGGCACTCGCTCTCCGGGGCGGCCCTGATCCGGCTCCTCGTCGACGTCGTCGCGAAGAACGGCAACCTGCTCATCAACGTGGGTCCCGCGGCGGACGGGTCCATTCCGGCGCTGCAGCGGAAGGCGATGCAGGAGCTCGGCGGCTGGCTGGCCGTGAACGGCGCGGCGATCTACGGCACCCGGCCCTGGACGCGGATGGGGGAGCGGACCGGAGCCCCTCGCCGCTACACGACCTCGACGGACGCGGTGCACGTGCACGCGCTCGACCCGGCGACCGGGGAGCTCGAACTCCCGATCGAGCTGGCCGACGCCGCGCTGTCGTGGGTGGACGGCACCCCGGCCGCCGTGTCGGCCGATGGCGGGCCCGCCCGCGTCGTCATCCCCGCCGGTCTCCGCGAGGCTCCTGTCGCTGTGCTGACCGCGCACGGCGCCTGA